The Sinomicrobium kalidii region CTTGTAATTCGTACTAATTTTGTAATCTGAATTTAGTTTATGAAAAAAACAATTATTGCACAATTAAGCATACAGGAAACAAAAACAGAACAGTTTTTAAAACTGGCAGAAATTATGGTAAATAAGAGTATTGCAGAAAACGGATGCTTAGCCTACAAATTATTAAAAGAGGTGGATAAAGAAAATGAATTTTTAATCTATGAAAAATATGA contains the following coding sequences:
- a CDS encoding putative quinol monooxygenase, with protein sequence MKKTIIAQLSIQETKTEQFLKLAEIMVNKSIAENGCLAYKLLKEVDKENEFLIYEKYENESAVERHNSSEHFKSFLDSVLPLLTKEPAIEKF